In Rutidosis leptorrhynchoides isolate AG116_Rl617_1_P2 chromosome 2, CSIRO_AGI_Rlap_v1, whole genome shotgun sequence, one genomic interval encodes:
- the LOC139890273 gene encoding uncharacterized protein produces the protein MGDLGPFLISYNVNGSEILTSLADSRASINFMPYSVYKRLGLGDLSPTTMGVKLIDQSINSSMEIAEDLIVKVGDMEFPIDFVIVDIKEDPVVPLALGRPFLATAGSFFDFRTEKLTLWDKGKCKSIKTKCVKTPSMLLTTPQVVASMQCIASTRQVGSPIKGSGGLTKGIQGKAKN, from the coding sequence ATGGGTGATCTCGGACCTTTCCTTATCTCATACAATGTAAACGGTTCAGAGATTCTCACATCTTTAGCCGATTCGAGAGCAAGTATCAACTTCATGCCCTATTCCGTTTACAAAAGGCTAGGCCTAGGTGATCTTTCACCCACTACAATGGGAGTCAAATTAATTGATCAATCAATTAACTCTAGTATGGAGATCGCCGAAGATTTAATTGTTAAGGTGGGGGACATGGAATTTCCCATTGACTTTGTTATTGTTGATATAAAGGAAGACCCGGTTGTACCTCTTGCTTTGGGAAGGCCATTTTTGGCAACCGCGGGCTCTTTCTTTGACTTTAGGACCGAAAAATTGACTCTTTGGGATAAAGGAAAATGCAAGAGCATAAAAACCAAATGTGTTAAAACACCATCAATGCTATTGACCACACCACAAGTTGTTGCTAGTATGCAATGCATTGCAAGCACAAGGCAAGTAGGTTCACCAATTAAAGGTAGTGGGGGATTAACCAAGGGAATTCAAGGTAAAGCCAAAAATTAA